A single genomic interval of Acipenser ruthenus chromosome 28, fAciRut3.2 maternal haplotype, whole genome shotgun sequence harbors:
- the LOC131701922 gene encoding VIP peptides-like, with product MAFLVGVGQLLVLLIVLFHHTTSLPTFDRSQRHVDGLFTSELSKLRGSLSAKNYVKALLGARRSLSETSGLSTRQLGDIEFTNKYADYLKSKAKLHKITSLLKHMQNIKRSDEESFQETPEPQISPVTEEINMDVNGICLLWFQQNLLNDDSSLIGTDSDEANQLIGQFICQAVNQLVADLYQEDFYLPVNQERE from the exons ATGGCATTCCTGGTCGGCGTCGGGCAACTGCTTGTGTTGCTTATTGTCCTCTTCCATCACACAACATCACTTCCCACTTTCGACAG GAGTCAAAGGCATGTTGATGGACTCTTCACAAGTGAGTTAAGTAAACTGCGTGGGTCCTTGTCTGCTAAAAACTACGTCAAAGCACTACTGGGAGCCAGGCGAAG CTTGTCCGAAACATCTGGTTTGAGCACAAGGCAACTTGGAGACATCGAATTCACCAACAAATACGCTGATTACCTAAAGTCCAAGGCAAAGTTACACAAAATCACCTCCCTACTGAAACACATGCAGAACATTAAAAGGAG TGATGAAGAAAGTTTTCAGGAGACCCCTGAGCCTCAAATATCCCCTGTTACAGAAGAAATCAACATGGATGTGAATGGCATCTGCCTCCTCTGGTTCCAGCAGAATCTTCTTAATGATGACAG CAGTCTTATTGGCACCGATTCAGATGAGGCTAATCAGCTGATTGGTCAGTTTATTTGCCAAGCTGTGAACCAACTAGTTGCAGACCTCTACCAAGAAGACTTCTACCTACCAGTCAATcaagagagggagtga
- the LOC117434515 gene encoding cadherin-related family member 5-like isoform X2 produces MDLKWNTFPVYGAMLLLLLSHLHTKCNAQRDCWSDMPRITSVEENNPIGYKLGNISTEAGVTLTKFEDLSNSFGLENQTLFLTKELDFEATTQFIDVTIACLRGGNTVGAKTLTFSVDIVNVNDNSPQFDQAEYVILVKELEPLNTIVARIVATDADKDQLFYDFDKTTDGYDYFQLLTQNSPNITIKKVIDYDTAKQLKLILFARDTPAAVQGNTATATITVNVKDVDNRPPWFQPCQQLPDETTKICLSSGYTGNVNLTEKVDGPLPLDPGPLYAIDGDVGINTPITYTIVSGNELKIFAINPDSGNITMTKAAGLAGPITLSVMAAQANDLNKFALTTVTINVLKKSVYPPVFEANSYEGLVPHDAEVGSMVLQVNSFNKPLRVSARDQDFDDGVNPDLAYKVQGSTDFIVTKEGYVLINKKLTPGQLNVMVIAEDTTNLESATANIHVEVQEEGAPVPKGGFSSEDMAALGASLAVLLVLCMAIIGVLVFKIHKGKKDWEQLSQTSLVRNTFGRDSLKKKPRLQFDNEGYNTYENTNNSGTKVPDEPDNVSDHEPDQEPKQEPDQPTHKDSVTFLENQVALSATAMVSILKADTSSQDGSEDADSDKEIKSILTKERKNDEEYKSVWFKEDIVPDAKEDVLIIENDLEVEDEEDLDEGDESSEDDKDDHPDSPRTKSKVFFEDPPTGVDIGPKVTFEDPANTSTYTTTEI; encoded by the exons ATGGATCTAAAATGGAATACATTCCCAGTCTACGGGGCCATGTTGCTTCTACTGCTGTCTCATTTACACACCAAGTGCAACGCTCAAAGAG ATTGCTGGTCAGACATGCCCAGGATAACATCTGTGGAGGAGAACAATCCAATTGGATACAAGCTTGGGAATATTAGCACAGAAGCAGGTGTAACACTCACTAAATTTGAAGATTTAAGCAATTCATTTGGGTTGGAAAACCAAACACTGTTTTTAACTAAAGAATTGGACTTTGAG GCAACGACTCAATTCATAGACGTCACAATTGCTTGCCTACGTGGTGGAAACACAGTTGGTGCA AAAACTTTAACATTTTCGGTTGATATTGTAAATGTGAATGACAACTCTCCACAATTCGATCAAGCTGAATACGTCATCCTAGTTAAAGAG CTTGAACCGCTTAATACAATTGTTGCCAGAATTGTTGCTACTGATGCTGATAAAGACCAGCTGTTTTATGACTTTGACAAGACAACT GACGGATATGATTATTTCCAATTATTAACTCAGAATTCTCCGAATATAACGATAAAGAAGGTTATTGATTACGATACAGCAAAGCAGCTGAAGCTGATTTTATTTGCCAGG GATACACCAGCTGCTGTACAAGGCAATACTGCCACTGCAACAATAACTGTAAATGTTAAGGATGTTGATAACAGGCCGCCATGGTTTCAGCCCTGCCAGCAACTACCTGATGAAACCACCAAAATCTGCCTCAGTTCAGGTTACACAGGCAATGTTAATTTAACAGAGAAAGTG GATGGCCCTTTGCCGCTGGATCCAGGTCCTCTTTATGCTATTGATGGTGATGTAGGGATTAATACACCTATCACCTATACAATTGTCAGTG GAAACGAACTCAAAATATTTGCCATCAATCCAGATTCTGGAAACATAACAATGACTAAAGCTGCTGGTTTAGCAGGTCCCATAACACTGTCAGTCATG GCTGCCCAGGCTAACGACCTGAATAAATTTGCACTCACCACGGTTACCATTAACGTTTTAAAGAAAAGTGTATACCCCCCGGTATTTGAAGCAAACAGTTATGAGGGGCTTGTACCCCATGACGCCGAAGTCGGTAGCATGGTTCTTCAAGTGAATTCTTTTAATAAGCCTTTGAGGGTCTCTGCAAGAGACCAGGACTTTGATGAT GGGGTGAATCCTGATTTGGCGTACAAGGTTCAAGGCAGTACTGATTTTATAGTGACCAAAGAAGGATATGTACTTATAAATAAAAAGCTAACCCCAGGTCAACTTAATGTAATG GTAATCGCAGAAGATACTACAAATCTAGAATCAGCAACAGCCAATATCCACGTAGAAGTCCAAGAGG AAGGAGCCCCTGTTCCAAAAGGAGGTTTCAGCTCAGAGGATATGGCTGCCCTTGGGGCAAGTTTAGCTGTCTTGCTGGTTCTTTGTATGGCAATCATTGGTGTGCTGGTATTTAAAATCCATAAAGGAAAAAAGGACTGGGAGCAGTTATCACAAACCAGCTTAGTACGTAATAct TTTGGACGAGACTCCCTTAAAAAGAAACCAAGGTTGCAGTTTGATAATGAAGGCTACAATACTTATGAAAATACAAACAACTCTGGAACAAAGGTTCCCGATGAACCAGATAATGTGTCTGACCACGAGCCAGACCAGGAGCCAAAACAGGAGCCGGATCAACCAACACATAAGGACTCTGTGACCTTCCTTGAGAACCAGGTTGCCCTGTCTGCCACTGCGATGGTCTCCATTCTGAAGGCTGACACCAGCAGCCAAGATGGCTCAGAGGACGCTGACAGTGACAAAGAAATCAAGTCCATCCTcaccaaagaaagaaagaatgatgAAGAGTACAAATCTGTGTGGTTCAAGGAGGACATTGTCCCCGATGCCAAAGAAGACGTGCTGATAATCGAGAATGACCTGGAGGTGGAAGATGAGGAGGACTTAGATGAGGGGGATGAGTCAAGTGAAGACGATAAAGACGACCATCCCGATTCACCTAGAACCAAGTCTAAGGTGTTTTTCGAAGATCCACCTACAGGGGTCGATATTGGCCCCAAAGTTACTTTCGAAGACCCTGCAAATACATCCACCTACACCACCACAGAAATTTAG
- the LOC117434515 gene encoding cadherin-related family member 5-like isoform X1 translates to MDLKWNTFPVYGAMLLLLLSHLHTKCNAQRDCWSDMPRITSVEENNPIGYKLGNISTEAGVTLTKFEDLSNSFGLENQTLFLTKELDFEATTQFIDVTIACLRGGNTVGAKTLTFSVDIVNVNDNSPQFDQAEYVILVKELEPLNTIVARIVATDADKDQLFYDFDKTTDGYDYFQLLTQNSPNITIKKVIDYDTAKQLKLILFARDTPAAVQGNTATATITVNVKDVDNRPPWFQPCQQLPDETTKICLSSGYTGNVNLTEKVDGPLPLDPGPLYAIDGDVGINTPITYTIVSGNELKIFAINPDSGNITMTKAAGLAGPITLSVMAAQANDLNKFALTTVTINVLKKSVYPPVFEANSYEGLVPHDAEVGSMVLQVNSFNKPLRVSARDQDFDDGVNPDLAYKVQGSTDFIVTKEGYVLINKKLTPGQLNVMVIAEDTTNLESATANIHVEVQEGLTSTSMPPTTAETTETSTTPLPDTTSNSPSTISQAPKTEGAPVPKGGFSSEDMAALGASLAVLLVLCMAIIGVLVFKIHKGKKDWEQLSQTSLVRNTFGRDSLKKKPRLQFDNEGYNTYENTNNSGTKVPDEPDNVSDHEPDQEPKQEPDQPTHKDSVTFLENQVALSATAMVSILKADTSSQDGSEDADSDKEIKSILTKERKNDEEYKSVWFKEDIVPDAKEDVLIIENDLEVEDEEDLDEGDESSEDDKDDHPDSPRTKSKVFFEDPPTGVDIGPKVTFEDPANTSTYTTTEI, encoded by the exons ATGGATCTAAAATGGAATACATTCCCAGTCTACGGGGCCATGTTGCTTCTACTGCTGTCTCATTTACACACCAAGTGCAACGCTCAAAGAG ATTGCTGGTCAGACATGCCCAGGATAACATCTGTGGAGGAGAACAATCCAATTGGATACAAGCTTGGGAATATTAGCACAGAAGCAGGTGTAACACTCACTAAATTTGAAGATTTAAGCAATTCATTTGGGTTGGAAAACCAAACACTGTTTTTAACTAAAGAATTGGACTTTGAG GCAACGACTCAATTCATAGACGTCACAATTGCTTGCCTACGTGGTGGAAACACAGTTGGTGCA AAAACTTTAACATTTTCGGTTGATATTGTAAATGTGAATGACAACTCTCCACAATTCGATCAAGCTGAATACGTCATCCTAGTTAAAGAG CTTGAACCGCTTAATACAATTGTTGCCAGAATTGTTGCTACTGATGCTGATAAAGACCAGCTGTTTTATGACTTTGACAAGACAACT GACGGATATGATTATTTCCAATTATTAACTCAGAATTCTCCGAATATAACGATAAAGAAGGTTATTGATTACGATACAGCAAAGCAGCTGAAGCTGATTTTATTTGCCAGG GATACACCAGCTGCTGTACAAGGCAATACTGCCACTGCAACAATAACTGTAAATGTTAAGGATGTTGATAACAGGCCGCCATGGTTTCAGCCCTGCCAGCAACTACCTGATGAAACCACCAAAATCTGCCTCAGTTCAGGTTACACAGGCAATGTTAATTTAACAGAGAAAGTG GATGGCCCTTTGCCGCTGGATCCAGGTCCTCTTTATGCTATTGATGGTGATGTAGGGATTAATACACCTATCACCTATACAATTGTCAGTG GAAACGAACTCAAAATATTTGCCATCAATCCAGATTCTGGAAACATAACAATGACTAAAGCTGCTGGTTTAGCAGGTCCCATAACACTGTCAGTCATG GCTGCCCAGGCTAACGACCTGAATAAATTTGCACTCACCACGGTTACCATTAACGTTTTAAAGAAAAGTGTATACCCCCCGGTATTTGAAGCAAACAGTTATGAGGGGCTTGTACCCCATGACGCCGAAGTCGGTAGCATGGTTCTTCAAGTGAATTCTTTTAATAAGCCTTTGAGGGTCTCTGCAAGAGACCAGGACTTTGATGAT GGGGTGAATCCTGATTTGGCGTACAAGGTTCAAGGCAGTACTGATTTTATAGTGACCAAAGAAGGATATGTACTTATAAATAAAAAGCTAACCCCAGGTCAACTTAATGTAATG GTAATCGCAGAAGATACTACAAATCTAGAATCAGCAACAGCCAATATCCACGTAGAAGTCCAAGAGG GTCTTACTAGCACTTCCATGCCGCCCACAACCGCTGAAACCACAGAGACATCCACAACGCCGTTACCAGACACGACGTCTAACTCCCCATCGACCATAAGCCAAGCTCCCAAGACAG AAGGAGCCCCTGTTCCAAAAGGAGGTTTCAGCTCAGAGGATATGGCTGCCCTTGGGGCAAGTTTAGCTGTCTTGCTGGTTCTTTGTATGGCAATCATTGGTGTGCTGGTATTTAAAATCCATAAAGGAAAAAAGGACTGGGAGCAGTTATCACAAACCAGCTTAGTACGTAATAct TTTGGACGAGACTCCCTTAAAAAGAAACCAAGGTTGCAGTTTGATAATGAAGGCTACAATACTTATGAAAATACAAACAACTCTGGAACAAAGGTTCCCGATGAACCAGATAATGTGTCTGACCACGAGCCAGACCAGGAGCCAAAACAGGAGCCGGATCAACCAACACATAAGGACTCTGTGACCTTCCTTGAGAACCAGGTTGCCCTGTCTGCCACTGCGATGGTCTCCATTCTGAAGGCTGACACCAGCAGCCAAGATGGCTCAGAGGACGCTGACAGTGACAAAGAAATCAAGTCCATCCTcaccaaagaaagaaagaatgatgAAGAGTACAAATCTGTGTGGTTCAAGGAGGACATTGTCCCCGATGCCAAAGAAGACGTGCTGATAATCGAGAATGACCTGGAGGTGGAAGATGAGGAGGACTTAGATGAGGGGGATGAGTCAAGTGAAGACGATAAAGACGACCATCCCGATTCACCTAGAACCAAGTCTAAGGTGTTTTTCGAAGATCCACCTACAGGGGTCGATATTGGCCCCAAAGTTACTTTCGAAGACCCTGCAAATACATCCACCTACACCACCACAGAAATTTAG
- the LOC117434446 gene encoding cathepsin D-like produces MKFSYIILFAAFIATTNAIVRIPLKKFRSLRRTLSDAGRSVEGLVSEEHNLKYNLGFPSSDGPTPETLKNYLDAQYYGEIGIGTPPQLFTVVFDTGSSNLWVPSIHCSLTDIACLLHHKYNSAKSSTYVKNGAAFAIQYGSGSLSGYLSQDTCKIGDISIDGQVFGEAIKQPGVAFIAAKFDGILGMAYPKIAVDEVTPVFDNIMSQKKVEKNVFSFYLNRNPDTQPGGELLLGGTDPKYYTGEFNYLNITRQAYWQIHMDEMGVGSQLTLCKGGCEAIVDTGTSLITGPSAEVKALQKAIGAVPLIQGEYMVDCKKVATLPAISFKLGGQTYTLTGDQYILKESQAGQTICLSGFMGLDIPAPAGPLWILGDVFIGQYYTEFDRENNRVGFAKSK; encoded by the exons ATGAAATTCTCGTATATAATCCTGTTTGCTGCCTTTATCGCGACCACCAATGCTATTGTCAG AATTCCTCTTAAAAAGTTCCGATCTCTCAGAAGAACTCTGTCCGATGCTGGTAGAAGTGTTGAAGGGCTGGTCTCCGAagaacataatttaaaatacaatctgGGCTTCCCTTCCAGTGATGGGCCTACCCCAGAGACTCTCAAAAACTATCTTgat GCTCAGTACTATGGAGAGATTGGGATTGGGACTCCACCTCAGCTTTTCACTGTGGTCTTTGATACCGGCTCTTCCAACCTGTGGGTGCCTTCCATCCACTGCTCGCTGACTGATATTGCTTGCT TGCTTCACCACAAGTATAACTCTGCAAAATCAAGCACCTATGTGAAGAATGGGGCAGCGTTTGCAATCCAGTATGGCTCGGGCAGTCTTTCTGGGTATCTTAGCCAAGATACGTGCAAG ATTGGGGACATTTCTATAGACGGTCAGGTGTTTGGGGAAGCCATCAAACAGCCTGGGGTGGCGTTCATTGCTGCCAAGTTTGATGGAATCCTGGGCATGGCTTACCCAAAGATCGCTGTGGATGAAGTGACTCCAGTCTTTGATAATATCATGAGCCAGAAAAAAGTGGAAAAGAATGTCTTCTCTTTTTATCTAAACAG GAACCCAGATACTCAACCAGGGGGTGAACTGCTGCTGGGGGGAACTGATCCCAAATATTACACTGGAGAGTTCAACTACCTGAACATCACACGCCAGGCCTACTGGCAGATCCATATGGATGA gatGGGTGTTGGAAGCCAGCTGACTCTGTGCAAGGGGGGTTGTGAAGCCATCGTGGACACTGGAACCTCGCTCATCACTGGACCGTCTGCAGAGGTGAAAGCACTGCAGAAAGCCATCGGAGCTGTCCCACTCATCCAGGGGGAG TACATGGTTGATTGTAAGAAAGTGGCCACTCTTCCTGCCATCTCTTTCAAACTTGGAGGTCAGACCTACACCCTGACTGGAGATCAGTACATCTTGAAG GAAAGTCAAGCCGGCCAGACTATCTGTCTGAGTGGCTTCATGGGACTTGACATCCCAGCCCCGGCTGGACCTCTGTGGATCCTGGGAGATGTGTTTATTGGCCAGTATTACACTGAGTTTGATAGGGAAAACAACAGGGTGGGTTTTGCAAAATCgaaataa